In Verrucomicrobiota bacterium, one genomic interval encodes:
- a CDS encoding carbohydrate kinase family protein, translating to MAPRAADILVTGHVSLDITPSLEGLSTDLKHLLVPGTLVYTGPAVVSTGGTVTNVGRALHRLGVPVKLAGKIGNDPLGRVSLSILSEYGLEDGMIVSEGEDTSYCLVIAPPGVDRMFLHYPAANNTFSADDALGALAKLDPQPKIVHFGYPTLMRGMYLDGGKELVKLLSGLHRAGVVVTLDVSQPDPASESGRQDWREIFGAALPYVDLFMPNIEESLFLLDPERFRAIGGATAESVFKAIGPDGVAGVARTILDLGAGVAAVKCGSNGICVRTGTAEVLAPVARKLGLDLGSWKERTLWAEAVVVEKMVNATGAGDCAVGGFLAAMSRGEGLETAARIASAVGAQNLSAPDTVSGVRTYEETLEQLAACAYKPLEPAPAGWRHLATPGLWELE from the coding sequence TATCACGCCCTCGCTCGAGGGGTTGAGCACCGACCTCAAGCACCTGCTCGTGCCGGGCACGCTGGTCTACACCGGTCCGGCCGTCGTCTCGACAGGCGGCACGGTCACCAACGTCGGCCGCGCCTTGCACCGGCTCGGCGTCCCCGTCAAGCTCGCCGGCAAGATCGGCAACGATCCGCTCGGCCGCGTCTCGCTGTCCATCCTGAGCGAGTACGGGCTCGAGGACGGCATGATCGTCTCCGAGGGCGAGGACACGTCGTATTGCCTCGTTATCGCGCCGCCCGGCGTCGATCGCATGTTTCTCCATTACCCCGCGGCGAACAACACCTTCTCGGCCGACGACGCGCTCGGCGCGCTCGCCAAGCTCGATCCGCAGCCCAAGATCGTCCACTTCGGCTACCCGACCCTCATGCGGGGCATGTACCTCGACGGCGGCAAGGAGCTCGTCAAGCTGCTGAGCGGCCTGCACCGCGCCGGCGTCGTCGTCACGCTCGACGTCTCGCAGCCCGATCCCGCCAGCGAGTCGGGCCGCCAGGACTGGCGCGAGATCTTCGGCGCGGCTCTTCCGTACGTGGACCTCTTCATGCCGAACATCGAGGAGTCGCTTTTCCTGCTCGATCCGGAGCGGTTCAGGGCGATCGGCGGCGCGACGGCCGAGAGCGTCTTCAAGGCCATAGGCCCCGATGGCGTCGCCGGTGTCGCCCGGACGATCCTCGACCTCGGCGCGGGCGTCGCCGCGGTCAAGTGCGGCAGCAACGGCATCTGCGTCCGCACCGGCACGGCCGAGGTGCTGGCCCCCGTGGCCCGCAAGCTGGGCCTCGACCTGGGGTCGTGGAAAGAACGCACGCTGTGGGCCGAGGCCGTCGTTGTCGAGAAAATGGTCAACGCGACGGGCGCGGGCGACTGCGCCGTGGGCGGCTTTCTCGCCGCGATGTCCAGGGGCGAGGGCCTCGAAACGGCGGCCCGCATCGCGTCGGCCGTCGGCGCGCAGAACCTGAGCGCGCCCGACACGGTCAGCGGCGTGCGCACGTATGAAGAAACCCTCGAGCAGCTCGCCGCCTGCGCCTACAAACCGCTCGAACCTGCACCCGCCGGCTGGCGCCACCTCGCCACCCCCGGACTCTGGGAACTCGAGTAG